In one window of Erythrolamprus reginae isolate rEryReg1 chromosome 1, rEryReg1.hap1, whole genome shotgun sequence DNA:
- the NUP35 gene encoding nucleoporin NUP35, whose protein sequence is MSAFAMELPLSSPSLGAEPMALGSPSSPKPGAGAQFLPGFLMGDMPTPVAPQPRSLSGPSVGVMEMRSPMLTGGSPPQPVMPTHKDKGGAPPVRSIYDDVASPGLGSTPLTSRRPATFSVIQSPNVGSLPMTPGTGASMFSPASLVQPRKTTMSPAQLDPFYTQGDALTSEDQLDDTWVTVFGFPQASASYILLQFAQYGNILKHVMSNTGNWMHIRYQSKLQARKALSKDGRIFGESIMIGVKPCIDKNVMENIDKGTVSSPTSVFTPPMKSFAAQAQPSSTQRISTMRPLATAYKASSSDYQVISDRQTPRKDESIVSKALEYIFGW, encoded by the exons ATGTCTGCCTTCGCTATGGAGCTCCCGCTGTCTTCCCCTTCTTTGG GTGCTGAGCCAATGGCACTAGGATCCCCTTCTTCACCAAAACCAGGTGCTGGTGCTCAATTTCTGCCGGGATTTCTGATGGGTGATATGCCAACTCCAGTGGCACCACAGCCTCGCTCTTTAAGTGGTCCTTCAGTTGGTGTAATGGAAATGAGGTCACCAATGCTTACTG GTGGATCTCCTCCACAACCAGTAATGCCAACACACAAAGATAAAGGTGGTGCTCCTCCAGTTAGAAGTATCTATGATGATGTAGCTAGCCCAGGTCTTGGATCAAcacctttgacgtcacgaaggCCT GCTACTTTTTCTGTAATACAGAGTCCAAATGTTGGGTCTTTGCCAATGACTCCTGGAACAG GGGCAAGTATGTTTAGTCCAGCAAGTCTTGTGCAACCTAGAAAAACTACCATGTCACCAGCTCAGCTAGATCCATTCTATACTCAAGGAGATGCTTTAACATCAGAAGATCAACTTGATGACACCTGGGTAACAGTGTTTGG ATTTCCACAAGCATCTGCTTCATATATCCTGCTACAGTTTGCACAGTATGGAAACATATTAAAACATGTG ATGTCTAATACAGGAAATTGGATGCATATTCGATATCAGTCAAAGTTACAGGCTCGGAAAGCCTTGAGCAAAGACGGAAGAATTTTTGGAGAATCTATCATGATTGGAGTTAAGCCTTGTATTGATAAA AATGTGATGGAAAATATAGATAAAGGCACTGTATCATCCCCAACTTCAGTCTTCACACCTCCAATGAAATCGTTTGCTGCCCAAGCACAGCCTTCAAGCACACAAAGGATTTCCACCATGAGACCTCTAGCTACTGCATATAAAGCATCAAGTAGTGATTACCAG GTAATTTCTGACAGACAGACTCCAAGGAAAGATGAAAGCATTGTGTCCAAAGCTCTGGAATACATATTTGGTTGGTAG